One Parasteatoda tepidariorum isolate YZ-2023 chromosome 1, CAS_Ptep_4.0, whole genome shotgun sequence genomic window, GCTCCCTATTTTCGGCGAATACATCCAAATAGATTGCGTCGCTTTCGAAAATGGATGGCTAGTAAAAGAAAGTCTCCATTTGAAAGACACGTAGATaaagagaatttaattttattacaaataagaaacactctaataaatattaagcataAACTACCTACTATAGTTTCTatgaatcaattaaaaactttaccaATGAAGATGAAACCAAAGAATTTAGAGATGGTTACCATGCCTTCTCAAAATGAAACAGGagttttagaaaagaaaagggAGATTAATTCAACTACAGATTGGTCTgatattttatctgaaaaaaagaataggTATTTAACTGCTGTTACGGATACGTCGTCAAATACGCGCAGAGAAACTGAGCAAACTTATTATGAAACTTTATCTTCTGCCATTATGAAAACTGACGATGTCGAGTCCACTTCATTATCCAGTGACGCAGTTTTGAATCGAACTGAAGAAAAACTTTCCTTTTTAGCTTTTACAGATTCATCTCCAAGTATGCCAATTACATCTGAAAAAATACTATCTGAAACATTTTCAGTTTTCGTGACACAAAGTGGAAATGAATCTTCTATAGATGTTAATGAATTGAATACTATATCTGAAATGAAACCATCTCCTTTAGTGATTACTAATTCATATCAAAATCTTCCGAGCCCAACTGTTCAAATGTCTTCAGAAATAATATCTTCAACTATGAAAGTTACTAACGAAGTTGAATATTTCACTGAATCTAATGTCGCAGTTTTGAATACTATTTCTATAGAAGAAAGTTCACCAAATTTCTCGCCAAGTGCGATTAGTTCACTTGAACCACTGTTTTCTGGAACACCATCTCCAGAAACTGTAACCGAAAAAGAAGTTAGCAATGAGTTTGATGTAACATTGGAAAATATTGACGAAAAAACggaagaatttattaaaacagaatTCTCTTCACAATCTACTGAGATTTATGAGCCAATAAGGACTACAAGAAGTGAAGTAGTCGATACGCCATCAGACGAGGATGATTATGACGATTCtgataattctgaaattaagaaGCGAGATTTAATCGGAAAGTTGGAATATGCATGGCAAGATAAGGCTTATATCTTAGTGCGGTCGAACAATTCAGATCAAGCGTTAAATCAATTGCGTCAgtctataaagaaaaaacaacaaatggTAGTGAGGAACTATAAAGTGAGATCCAGATCACAAAGTTTTGTTAATGAAGATCTACATTTTAACGAACAGCTCTTAAAAACACACAGAAATGGAAAAGATAATAAAACAGGAGTAAGCGAGGGGTTTGACAGCAAACTATATCTTACTGTTTTGCCCTCGAGTCCTACAACAAGAGAAGGGATTAAAAATGACACACAACCTATATCTTCAGGTATTACGGGTAAAGAAGCTATTTTTGGAATTCTGGTTGCAGCTATTATCATGTTTCTTGTTATAGGTTTATGTTTGAAACGTAAAGAGAAACAAAAggagataaataataatattcatacaCCAAAAGATAAAACGGAAGAGTGTAAAACGCTGAGAGATTATGATTTAATAGTGGAATCAACATATGATAGAGTGCCCGatggtaattatttaaatatctctttttcAGGTATTTGAGAATTGAACATAATGATTTTTGTTGGCGAATAACAAATACGTTTCACAACTTCgccaaaattattcaaacagaAAAACGATCTCAATGTTTAactaattaacaataattaaagtttatagaTGTTTAGAAAGTTGTTAgaagttttttattcaatgatgagaagaaaaaattcttaaaaatagtggcaaaaggaaataataataatcataacagTACCACTATGTGATATGATTTACACTCGTATAGATACCATTATATAATctgtatgcaaatttaaaaatataaacatatttcatatgtattatttttaatggatgaaattagaatttttcttaaatgaagtaaaaacatTATGCATATTTAGGGTTTGCAAATTATTATCTATgttggaaaaacaaaaatgtgaaaaaattctgACTAATCATTATTAAGATATGGAAGAGCCCATTcgggattaaaattattattagggAGATGATATTTCTTATAGCTTTGCATCAGCTTTGAGCAGccctatttatttttcttatatatctatatatatatatatactattgaTGATCAACCccacagccttgtaattttgaatccaatccagaagacaatgggaTTCCTGTGTCAattactgggagaaatttgccctcttggaggactttttgacggaactcatccatatttgcgttacatggtgaggaaacaCATAAAAACCTaccactgttagcctgatggcCCTGAGATTCaaaccaatgatccgtctaccattgaggatattttacgtcgacACTGTAATCAATGCGAGCCGGAtgtgaaattcgtatcgacctgccattgctgggattcgaacacggttcccctcattggaaggcgaacgct contains:
- the LOC139427030 gene encoding uncharacterized protein isoform X1; this translates as MASKRKSPFERHVDKENLILLQIRNTLINIKHKLPTIVSMNQLKTLPMKMKPKNLEMVTMPSQNETGVLEKKREINSTTDWSDILSEKKNRYLTAVTDTSSNTRRETEQTYYETLSSAIMKTDDVESTSLSSDAVLNRTEEKLSFLAFTDSSPSMPITSEKILSETFSVFVTQSGNESSIDVNELNTISEMKPSPLVITNSYQNLPSPTVQMSSEIISSTMKVTNEVEYFTESNVAVLNTISIEESSPNFSPSAISSLEPLFSGTPSPETVTEKEVSNEFDVTLENIDEKTEEFIKTEFSSQSTEIYEPIRTTRSEVVDTPSDEDDYDDSDNSEIKKRDLIGKLEYAWQDKAYILVRSNNSDQALNQLRQSIKKKQQMVVRNYKVRSRSQSFVNEDLHFNEQLLKTHRNGKDNKTGVSEGFDSKLYLTVLPSSPTTREGIKNDTQPISSGITGKEAIFGILVAAIIMFLVIGLCLKRKEKQKEINNNIHTPKDKTEECKTLRDYDLIVESTYDRVPDDCFLPFEEDFFATSSSFKETNLRNLLKHSNLEVTEPYEEEYSGLKTKLSDDDLTSSDDSTNPKIKKFKTQLSNLPSMQQVEIEKSECELINIEDPDLAPSNIFEDSLKDLSEVLLMVERKIGEMNRELVLVKNPEKNSMAANEPLPETSMNIFLLKPKRVKPKGVKSFSQCRFFR
- the LOC139427030 gene encoding uncharacterized protein isoform X2; this translates as MASKRKSPFERHVDKENLILLQIRNTLINIKHKLPTIVSMNQLKTLPMKMKPKNLEMVTMPSQNETGVLEKKREINSTTDWSDILSEKKNRYLTAVTDTSSNTRRETEQTYYETLSSAIMKTDDVESTSLSSDAVLNRTEEKLSFLAFTDSSPSMPITSEKILSETFSVFVTQSGNESSIDVNELNTISEMKPSPLVITNSYQNLPSPTVQMSSEIISSTMKVTNEVEYFTESNVAVLNTISIEESSPNFSPSAISSLEPLFSGTPSPETVTEKEVSNEFDVTLENIDEKTEEFIKTEFSSQSTEIYEPIRTTRSEVVDTPSDEDDYDDSDNSEIKKRDLIGKLEYAWQDKAYILVRSNNSDQALNQLRQSIKKKQQMVVRNYKVRSRSQSFVNEDLHFNEQLLKTHRNGKDNKTGVSEGFDSKLYLTVLPSSPTTREGIKNDTQPISSGITDCFLPFEEDFFATSSSFKETNLRNLLKHSNLEVTEPYEEEYSGLKTKLSDDDLTSSDDSTNPKIKKFKTQLSNLPSMQQVEIEKSECELINIEDPDLAPSNIFEDSLKDLSEVLLMVERKIGEMNRELVLVKNPEKNSMAANEPLPETSMNIFLLKPKRVKPKGVKSFSQCRFFR